A single Vigna radiata var. radiata cultivar VC1973A chromosome 8, Vradiata_ver6, whole genome shotgun sequence DNA region contains:
- the LOC106771488 gene encoding F-box protein At2g39490: protein MEDVFSNLPDEVLRSIVSFLPNESTLQTSLISTRWRDLWNQVLVRHGTIQDVAAAVAQFLARFEDHDPLKHPRKLQFHFAQHTALFASIAAENKLLLDFPCENKHLERNYELQFILNKDHITHHTFHPTFIVKTLYLKAVSHLASSVASSIVSTLEQLEKLVIVECTGLQSLCIESESKLQKLTVLDCPQLKFLHLRTSKLKNLTYSGPLPRIWPESHFNLSHAMLDFRQGPSCSDFKAQDFNHTLLTIKNCETLTLCEWTFETLIWPSISPTGNFIFYKIRELWWIHNHKAENSIDVLVSFLKLCPALEQLFLTNDSTSYSIQETKSSLTQATEYTKLEHLRGIKFTGFANRADEISVAKTLIQLIREQPPKIETSDGTLIF, encoded by the exons ATGGAGGATGTCTTCAGCAATTTGCCAGATGAAGTTCTAAGGTCCATAGTTTCTTTTCTGCCAAATGAATCAACGCTACAAACCAGCCTCATATCTACTAGGTGGAGAGACTTGTGGAACCAAGTTCTTGTCAGACATGGAACCATACAAGATGTAGCTGCTGCTGTTGCTCAATTTCTGGCTCGTTTTGAAGACCATGATCCTCTAAAACATCCACGCAAGCTTCAATTTCACTTTGCTCAACACACTGCACTCTTTGCATCCATTGCAGCTGAAAACAAGCTTCTTCTTGATTTCCCCTGTGAGAACAAACACCTTGAGAGGAACTATGAACTTCAGTTCATCCTCAACAAGGACCACATCACACACCACACTTTTCACCCCACTTTCATTGTCAAAACACTCTATTTGAAAGCGGTGAGTCACTTGGCAAGTTCGGTGGCTTCCTCCATCGTTTCAACTTTGGAGCAGCTTGAGAAGTTGGTGATTGTTGAGTGCACTGGCTTGCAGTCTCTATGCATTGAGTCTGAATCAAAGCTCCAGAAATTAACCGTATTAGACTGCCCCCAGTTGAAGTTTCTCCATCTCAGAACTTCTAAgcttaaaaatttaacatacaGCGGACCTCTTCCAAGGATTTGGCCAGAATCTCATTTCAACCTGAGCCATGCCATGCTTGATTTCAGACAAGGACCAAGCTGTTCTGATTTTAAGGCTCAAGATTTCAATCATACTCTGTTAACAATAAAGAATTGTGAAACTCTAACTCTGTGTGAATGGACTTTTGAG ACATTGATATGGCCATCGATTTCTCCAACTGGGAACTTCATATTCTATAAGATACGAGAGCTATGGTGGATTCACAATCATAAGGCTGAAAACAGCATCGATGTCTTGGTCTCCTTTTTGAAATTATGCCCTGCCTTGGAGCAACTTTTTCTGACG AATGATTCTACAAGTTATTCGATTCAAGAGACCAAATCAAGTTTAACACAAGCAACTGAATATACAAAATTGGAACATCTGAGAGGGATAAAGTTTACG